In Aegilops tauschii subsp. strangulata cultivar AL8/78 chromosome 3, Aet v6.0, whole genome shotgun sequence, one genomic interval encodes:
- the LOC109733478 gene encoding uncharacterized protein isoform X1 — protein sequence MGDVLRAHDVAATADDDEAGVWPGELDEQLIRELLSDDSLLGSMAPPDDGSERHRSCDTGGAPAAAPCNSGGRTAAEHEPLPPVSASSMALCSSYSGPTIRDIEKALWSRPYTSSQRYGSLYFRRYGALGTAPESKHTTKVRGCGGGKTPMDGYRWRKYGQKFIKNNPHPRSYYKCTSARCSAKKHVEKSTDDPEMLIVTYEGSHLHGPQTTTLPRLQPPDAAADLPGAAGDAVAGPVIGCSVRPSYGTSSGDDARQEGNEPLQGRHEGRRAHGAVQRVTPTDSLASSLPHSAAAVDATVLSSSSLDSPWSLEALLPVERI from the exons ATGGGAGATGTGCTGAGAGCTCACGACGTCGCAGCCACCGCCGACGACGACGAGGCTGGCGTTTGGCCCGGCGAGCTCGACGAGCAGCTCATACGGGAGCTCCTCAGCGATGACAGCCTCCTCGGCTCCATGGCCCCGCCCGACGACGGCTCGGAGCGCCACCGCTCGTGCGACACGGGAGGCGCCCCAGCCGCCGCGCCGTGCAACAGCGGCGGCAGAACCGCTGCCGAGCACGAGCCGTTGCCGCCGGTTTCGGCGTCGAGCATGGCGCTGTGCTCGTCGTACTCCGGCCCTACGATCAGGGACATCGAGAAGGCGCTGTGGTCCCGGCCGTACACCTCCAGCCAGCGCTACGGCTCGCTGTATTT CCGCAGGTACGGAGCGCTGGGCACAGCGCCGGAGAGCAAGCACACGACCAAGGTgaggggctgcggcggcggcaaGACGCCGATGGACGGGTACAGGTGGAGGAAGTACGGGCAGAAGTTCATCAAGAACAACCCCCATCCCAG GAGCTACTACAAGTGCACCAGCGCACGGTGCAGCGCCAAGAAGCACGTCGAGAAGTCCACCGACGACCCGGAGATGCTCATCGTCACCTACGAGGGGTCGCACCTCCACGGCCCGCAGACGACGACACTCCCGCGCCTCCAGCCCCCGGACGCCGCCGCGGACCTACCTGGCGCGGCGGGCGACGCCGTCGCCGGTCCGGTGATCGGCTGCAGCGTACGGCCATCATATGGAACGTCGTCCGGCGACGATGCGCGACAAGAAGGCAACGAGCCGCTGCAGGGGCGTCACGAGGGACGACGCGCCCATGGCGCCGTGCAGCGTGTGACGCCGACGGACTCCTTGGCCTCTTCCCTGCCGCATTCTGCTGCTGCCGTTGATGCAACTGTGCTTTCTTCTTCTAGCCTGGACTCACCATGGTCCCTGGAAGCGCTACTCCCCGTAGAGAGGATCTGA
- the LOC109733478 gene encoding uncharacterized protein isoform X2: MGDVLRAHDVAATADDDEAGVWPGELDEQLIRELLSDDSLLGSMAPPDDGSERHRSCDTGGAPAAAPCNSGGRTAAEHEPLPPVSASSMALCSSYSGPTIRDIEKALWSRPYTSSQRYGSLYLYGALGTAPESKHTTKVRGCGGGKTPMDGYRWRKYGQKFIKNNPHPRSYYKCTSARCSAKKHVEKSTDDPEMLIVTYEGSHLHGPQTTTLPRLQPPDAAADLPGAAGDAVAGPVIGCSVRPSYGTSSGDDARQEGNEPLQGRHEGRRAHGAVQRVTPTDSLASSLPHSAAAVDATVLSSSSLDSPWSLEALLPVERI; this comes from the exons ATGGGAGATGTGCTGAGAGCTCACGACGTCGCAGCCACCGCCGACGACGACGAGGCTGGCGTTTGGCCCGGCGAGCTCGACGAGCAGCTCATACGGGAGCTCCTCAGCGATGACAGCCTCCTCGGCTCCATGGCCCCGCCCGACGACGGCTCGGAGCGCCACCGCTCGTGCGACACGGGAGGCGCCCCAGCCGCCGCGCCGTGCAACAGCGGCGGCAGAACCGCTGCCGAGCACGAGCCGTTGCCGCCGGTTTCGGCGTCGAGCATGGCGCTGTGCTCGTCGTACTCCGGCCCTACGATCAGGGACATCGAGAAGGCGCTGTGGTCCCGGCCGTACACCTCCAGCCAGCGCTACGGCTCGCTGTATTT GTACGGAGCGCTGGGCACAGCGCCGGAGAGCAAGCACACGACCAAGGTgaggggctgcggcggcggcaaGACGCCGATGGACGGGTACAGGTGGAGGAAGTACGGGCAGAAGTTCATCAAGAACAACCCCCATCCCAG GAGCTACTACAAGTGCACCAGCGCACGGTGCAGCGCCAAGAAGCACGTCGAGAAGTCCACCGACGACCCGGAGATGCTCATCGTCACCTACGAGGGGTCGCACCTCCACGGCCCGCAGACGACGACACTCCCGCGCCTCCAGCCCCCGGACGCCGCCGCGGACCTACCTGGCGCGGCGGGCGACGCCGTCGCCGGTCCGGTGATCGGCTGCAGCGTACGGCCATCATATGGAACGTCGTCCGGCGACGATGCGCGACAAGAAGGCAACGAGCCGCTGCAGGGGCGTCACGAGGGACGACGCGCCCATGGCGCCGTGCAGCGTGTGACGCCGACGGACTCCTTGGCCTCTTCCCTGCCGCATTCTGCTGCTGCCGTTGATGCAACTGTGCTTTCTTCTTCTAGCCTGGACTCACCATGGTCCCTGGAAGCGCTACTCCCCGTAGAGAGGATCTGA
- the LOC109733478 gene encoding uncharacterized protein isoform X3: MTASSAPWPRPTTARSATARATREAPQPPRRATAAAEPLPSTSRCRRFRRRAWRCARRTPALRSGTSRRRCGPGRTPPASATARCICRYGALGTAPESKHTTKVRGCGGGKTPMDGYRWRKYGQKFIKNNPHPRSYYKCTSARCSAKKHVEKSTDDPEMLIVTYEGSHLHGPQTTTLPRLQPPDAAADLPGAAGDAVAGPVIGCSVRPSYGTSSGDDARQEGNEPLQGRHEGRRAHGAVQRVTPTDSLASSLPHSAAAVDATVLSSSSLDSPWSLEALLPVERI, encoded by the exons ATGACAGCCTCCTCGGCTCCATGGCCCCGCCCGACGACGGCTCGGAGCGCCACCGCTCGTGCGACACGGGAGGCGCCCCAGCCGCCGCGCCGTGCAACAGCGGCGGCAGAACCGCTGCCGAGCACGAGCCGTTGCCGCCGGTTTCGGCGTCGAGCATGGCGCTGTGCTCGTCGTACTCCGGCCCTACGATCAGGGACATCGAGAAGGCGCTGTGGTCCCGGCCGTACACCTCCAGCCAGCGCTACGGCTCGCTGTATTTGTAG GTACGGAGCGCTGGGCACAGCGCCGGAGAGCAAGCACACGACCAAGGTgaggggctgcggcggcggcaaGACGCCGATGGACGGGTACAGGTGGAGGAAGTACGGGCAGAAGTTCATCAAGAACAACCCCCATCCCAG GAGCTACTACAAGTGCACCAGCGCACGGTGCAGCGCCAAGAAGCACGTCGAGAAGTCCACCGACGACCCGGAGATGCTCATCGTCACCTACGAGGGGTCGCACCTCCACGGCCCGCAGACGACGACACTCCCGCGCCTCCAGCCCCCGGACGCCGCCGCGGACCTACCTGGCGCGGCGGGCGACGCCGTCGCCGGTCCGGTGATCGGCTGCAGCGTACGGCCATCATATGGAACGTCGTCCGGCGACGATGCGCGACAAGAAGGCAACGAGCCGCTGCAGGGGCGTCACGAGGGACGACGCGCCCATGGCGCCGTGCAGCGTGTGACGCCGACGGACTCCTTGGCCTCTTCCCTGCCGCATTCTGCTGCTGCCGTTGATGCAACTGTGCTTTCTTCTTCTAGCCTGGACTCACCATGGTCCCTGGAAGCGCTACTCCCCGTAGAGAGGATCTGA